A stretch of Kwoniella dendrophila CBS 6074 chromosome 2, complete sequence DNA encodes these proteins:
- a CDS encoding 3-methyl-2-oxobutanoate hydroxymethyltransferase — protein sequence MLPRPARLIHQHTLVTRLSRSSSKKCFTSTSTVRGQPQSHIIQHNQSPSPSIDESFDDLINEDDMGMGMGYRKSIKPGKLKGKGRIPDLEIIDRAHDHAQYPSSSSSRHNDLTQFGLIQEDINTIPSKYRTLAEEDEREYIHEKREERRSPAAVLGSKRIGVVVLPEALKNGIQRQIDQLDNPRTLRRSYLELPSSPSGKIREEKVDHRSSRPRKTIESELAKAAGIMPGEYGVVRNVLEEMDRRLGKEWFSKGKQGEIKEVVEYSGGLGAGLWATLNALEGISTRENTRIQFVHSSRHGLDLAQRITEDIPNNAAEVQYNRKHHWYGVNPTLVLSTFLLSTLPTQPSQNTHLLELLSLDSPYIVLVDRSTPAGWAAMSHARTFLLEQSTFENPLHVIAPCPHDGVCPLTLTGDKCSFSQRLQRPSFVRKTKHSSRGEEDTGYCYVVLARGERPSTGLSEESQLQGMPKSVLGRIGGVGKEEVQKARMKKDGRSVIREIEGHEGIMEVVNLPDYEKVDNAQGENDNDQSRRTNMQDDLRKEAYAWPRLVAPPMKRSGHVTMDACCPDGNIQRLTFSKSHSKQGYHDARKSSWGDIFPHAPKATPVIRTRGVRRLTKPVKDDEVLDELLTAHIEEGSQPDDFVMENDLKDLEKLGIKIPKAEVIEDIQGSPQVSQARSFDAEGPFGAAGQKRSFASVSKRPSSVHSVGLSPRLQSRSMSARPPPRSKVTLASLRKLAKSNTPITVLTAYDYPTALLSESCGVDMTLVGDSLSQVCLGHASTTEITLDEMIHHAKAVTKGAKTPFVFADLPFGSFEISLEDGIRNVIKLVKESGIDGIKIEGGNEIIPLVKKLSEIGIPVMPHLGLQPQRATSLSGYLVQGKTSETAYDILKTAKAMQDAGAFGILLEAIPDKVAKKITEELNIITIGIGAGKHTSGQVLVITDVLGTYAEESELDDESEIRFFTSSTGSSIEPATKLALDHVEKVPVDSSTSSPSNPIAQSEVSKNPLLSTSAPAQLPTLNQNQTDNSVLNDDMDTIILPKPKKSINSPKFVRQFGNIGLLSRRAIKQYLHAVRSGEFPNQSESYTIKKDQYEGFLKLIEEENRKEN from the exons ATGTTACCCCGTCCAGCTAGACTTATACATCAACATACATTAGTAACTCGGCTATCTCGctcttcatcaaaaaaatGTTTTACCTCCACTTCTACAGTCCGCGGACAACCTCAATCACATATCATACAACATAatcaatcaccttcaccaagtaTCGATGAAAGTTTTGATGACTTgattaatgaagatgatatgggtatgggtatgggaTACAGGAAAAGTATCAAACCAGGTAaattgaaaggtaaaggtagaataCCAGATTTAGAAATTATAGATCGTGCTCATGATCATGCTCAATAtccttcttcgtcttcaagTCGACATAATGATCTAACACAGTTTGGATTGATACAAGAAGATATTAATACTATACCGAGCAAGTATAGAACATtggcagaagaagatgaaagagaatacATACATGAGAAGAGGGAAGAAAGACGATCACCTGCTGCTGTACTAGGAAGTAAGAGGATCGGTGTCGTGGTTTTACCTGAAGCATTGAAGAATGGTATACAAAGGCAGATAGATC AATTGGATAATCCACGAACCCTTCGACGATCTTATCTGGAACTcccttcatcaccttcaggCAAAATAAGggaagaaaaggtagatcATCGATCGTCAAGACCTAGAAAAACTATAGAAAGCGAACTTGCCAAAGCTGCCGGTATCATGCCTGGTGAATATGGTGTAGTCAGGAACGTCTTAGAGGAAATGGATAGACGTTTGGGTAAAGAGTGGTTCTCAAAAGGCAAACAAGGTGAAATTAAAGAGGTAGTCGAGTATTCGGGAGGACTTGGAGCAGGGTTGTG GGCTACTTTGAATGCTCTAGAGGGCATTTCAACAAGGGAAAATACCAGGATCCAATTCGTACATTCCTCTAGACATGGCTTGGATTTGGCTCAAAGGATCACAGAAG ATATCCCTAATAACGCTGCTGAAGTCCAATATAACCGTAAACATCATTGGTATGGCGTAAAT CCTACACTTGTATTATCAACATTCCTCTTATCGACGCTGCCCACTCAACCTTCTCAAAACACTCATCTCCTCGAACTCTTATCGCTCGATTCTCCTTATATAGTTCTGGTGGACCGGTCAACGCCAGCAGGCTGGGCAGCCATGTCTCATGCTAGAACATTCCTACTAGAACAGTCGACTTTCGAAAACCCTTTACATGTCATTGCACCTTGTCCACATGATGGTGTCTGTCCACTAACTTTGACAGGTGATAAATGCAGTTTCAGTCAACGATTACAGCGTCCATCATTCGTCAGAAAGACTAAACATTCCAGCAGAGGCGAAGAAGATACCGGCTACTGTTATGTTGTTTTAGCAAGAGGTGAAAGGCCATCTACGGGattatcagaagaatcaCAACTTCAAGGTATGCCAAAGAGTGTTTTAGGTAGaattggtggtgtaggtaaagaagaagtcCAAAAAGCtagaatgaagaaagatggtCGTAGTGTAATTAGAGAGATTGAAGGCCACGAAGGTATAATGGAGGTTGTCAATCTACCTGACTATGAGAAAGTCGATAATGCccaaggtgaaaatgataacgATCAATCAAGGAGAACCAACATGCAAGATGATTTGAGGAAGGAAGCATATGCTTGGCCTAGACTCGTTGCTCCACCCATGAAACGAAGTGGACATGTCACTATGGATGCTTGTTGTCCTGATG GTAACATCCAACGACtaactttttcaaaatcacattCAAAACAAGGTTATCACGATGCTCGAAAATCTTCCTGGGGTGATATCTTCCCTCATGCACCTAAAGCTACACCAGTCATCAGAACTAGAGGTGTACGAAGGCTCACAAAACCTgtcaaagatgatgaagtgtTGGATGAATTGTTAACTGCTCACATTGAGGAAGGTTCTCAACCAGATGATTTCGTTATGGAaaatgatttgaaagatttgGAAAAATTAGGCATCAAAATACCAAAAGCCGAGGTTATTGAAGATATCCAAGGAAGCCCACAGGTATCACAAGCCAGATCATTCGATGCGGAAGGGCCATTCGGTGCAGCAGGTCAGAAGAGAAGTTTTGCTTCTGTATCTAAAAGACCTTCATCTGTCCATT CCGTAGGCTTATCACCTCGACTGCAAAGCCGTTCAATGTCAGCTCGACCACCTCCCAGATCAAAAGTGACCTTAGCAAGTCTGAGGAAGTTAGCTAAATCCAACACCCCTATCACGGTGCTTACGGCTTATGATTATCCTACAGCATTACTGTCGGAATCATGTGGTGTAGATATGACTTTAGTTGGAGATTCTTTATCTCAAGTTTGTTTAGGTCATGCTTCGACAACAGAAATCActttagatgaaatgataCATCATGCTAAAGCAGTTACGAAAGGAGCTAAAACACCATTTGTATTTGCCGATTTACCTTTTGGATCATTCGAAATTTCACTTGAAGATGGGATCAGAAATGTCATTAAATTAGTTAAAGAATCAGGTATAGATGGAATTAAGATTGAAGGAGGTAATGAAATTATACCTTTAGTGAAgaaattatcagaaattgGTATACCTGTTATGCCACATTTAGGATTACAACCACAAAGAGCTACATCATTATCAGGTTATTTAGTTCAAGGTAAAACTTCAGAAACCGCATATGACATTTTAAAGACAGCTAAAGCAATGCAAGATGCAGGTGCATTTGGTATTTTATTAGAAGCTATTCCAGATAAAGTAGCCAAAAAAATTACAGAAGAATTAAATATAATCACTATTGGTATAGGTGCTGGTAAACATACATCAGGTCAAGTTTTGGTTATAACAGATGTTTTAGGTACATATGCtgaagaatcagaattagatgatgaatccGAAATCAGGTTCTTTACTTCAAGTACAGGAAGTTCGATAGAACCTGCAactaaattagctttagatcATGTTGAAAAAGTACCTGTTGACAGTAGtacttcttctccttcaaaTCCTATAGCTCAATCAGAAGTGTCCAAGaatccattattatctaCATCAGCTCCAGCTCAATTACCAActttaaatcaaaatcaaacagATAATTCTGTtctaaatgatgatatggataCGATaattttacctaaacctaaaaaatcaattaattcacctaaattcGTTAGGCAATTTGGTAATATCGGTTTATTATCTAGAAGAGCAATCAAACAGTATTTACACGCTGTTAGATCTGGCGAATTTCCAAATCAAAGTGAAAGttatacaatcaaaaaagatCAGTATGAAGgatttttgaaattgattgaagaagaaaaccgaaaagaaaattga
- a CDS encoding tryptophan-tRNA ligase: protein MSLTPDQPSKSGAMTPGSIATELSKLELPAPTGLKLNLPESKSPLSAGPKSANSNSVFSPISQVSEDGSGTGDLSGPEPEALTEARRKVRSESISEQLSTTLSEMRLPQPERIFGPNETPNPNDKGDQNQKQQGVSAEDWDKVKLDDEVPEAVKEPKRMTHSRHTSRADTAIPKQPTIKETPEPSASTSAPTSSSKAVAKEQKVTPFDVEGEVGADGKELGIDYDKLTKRFGASLISQELLDRFERLTGQKPHPLLRRGTFYSHRDFNTILDRYEKGQPFYLYTGRGPSSDSMHMGHLIPFMFTAYLQRVFNVPLVIQVTDDEKYLLERDIKKQAELMKKIKAKKPLDLLRHYKKMGQDNIKDIIACGFIPEKTFIFSDLANVGGTFYENVVLMAKTITQSQSRNVFGFTDSDNIGMFHFAAVQATPSFCNSFPQIFGDRIDIPALIPCAIDQDPYFLLTRDAADKLHYKKPALLHSKFLPALQGAGTKMSASKENTAIFMTDDAKKIAKKIKSHAFSGGGATQEEHKANGGNPDVDIAYQYLSFFEESDEKMEQLAKDYRAGTLSTSEMKAACIEKIQEVVAEFQKNRAEVTDEKLAYFQDSTRKIDPRPKAKEGEEAPAPAPSA from the exons atgTCATTAACTCCTGATCAACCTTCAAAATCAGGTGCAATGACACCTGGATCCATTGCaactgaattatcaaaattggaattacctgcaccaacaGGTCTCAAgctcaacttacctgaaagCAAATCTCCTCTTTCAGCTGGACCTAAATCCgctaattcaaattcagtaTTTTCACCCATTTCTCAAGTTAGTGAAGATGGATCTGGTACAGGAGATTTATCTggacctgaacctgaagcatTAACCgaagcaagaagaaaagtcaGATCAGAATCAATCTCAGAACAATTATCAACGACTTTATCAGAAATGAGGTTACCTCAACCTGAAAGAATTTTTGGACCAAATGAAACACCAAATCCAAATGACAAAGGAgatcaaaaccaaaaacaacaagGTGTTTCTGCGGAAGATTGGGATAAAgttaaattagatgatgaagttccagaagctgtaaaagaaccaaaaagaaTGACTCATAGTAGACATACTTCAAGAGC CGATACAGCTATACCTAAACAACCAACAATCAAAGAAACTCCTGAACCTTCAGCCTCAACTTCAGCTCCTACTTCCTCGTCGAAAGCAGTGGCTAAAGAACAAAAAGTCACACCGTTTGAcgtagaaggtgaagttggtgcAGACGGTAAAGAACTTGGTATCGATTATGATAAACTCACTAAAAGGTTTGGCGCTTCATTGATCTCTCAGGAGTTATTAgatagatttgaaagattaaCAGGACAAAAACCACATCCATTGTTGAGAAGAGGTACTTTCTATTCTCATCG TGACTTCAACACAATACTTGATCGATATGAGAAAGGTCAACCATTCTATCTTTATACTGGAAGAGGTCCATCAAGTGATTCTATGCATATGGGTCATTTGATTCCTTTCATGTTCACTGC CTACCTACAACGAGTGTTTAACGTACCTCTCGTTATCCAAGTTACTG ATGACGAGAAATACTTGCTAGAACGAGATATAAAAAAGCAAgctgaattgatgaaaaagatcaaagcAAAGAAACCTCTTGATTTATTGAGGCATTACAAGAAGATGGGTCAGGATAACATCAAAGATATCATCGCTTGTGGTTTTATACCGGAAAAGACTTTCATTTTCTCTGATTTAGCAAATGTTGG TGGTACCTTCTATGAAAATGTCGTACTTATGGCTAAAACCATAACACAAAGTCAAAGTAGAAATGTTTTCGGCTTCACTGATTC TGATAACATCGGAATGTTCCATTTCGCTGCTGTACAAGCCACACCATCATTCTGTAACTCGTTCCCACAAATATTTGGTGATCGAATTGATATCCCCGCATTAATTCCATGTGCTATCGATCAAGATCCATAT TTCCTTTTAACTCGAGATGCTGCGGACAAATTACATTACAAAAAGCCAGCTTTATTACATTCAAAATTCTTACCTGCATTACAAGGTGCAGGAACCAAAATGTCAGCATCAAAAGAGAATACAGCAATTTTCATGACTGATGATGCTAAGAAGATTgcaaagaaaatcaaatctcATGCTTTCtctggtggtggtgctaCTCAAGAAGAACATAAAGCAAATGGTGGTAATCCCGATGTCGACATTGCTTATCAATATTTAAGTTTCTTTGAAGAATCTGACGAAAAGATGGAACAGTTGGCTAAG GATTACCGAGCTGGTACTTTGAGTACAAGTGAAATGAAAGCTGCttgtattgaaaaaatcCAAGAAGTCGTAGCTGAATTCCAAAAG AACCGAGCCGAAGTTACAGATGAAAAACTTGCTTACTTCCAAGATTCAACCAGGAAGATTGATCCTAGACCTAAAGCaaaggaaggtgaagaggctcctgctcctgctccttcTGCATAA
- a CDS encoding signal peptidase I, translating to MFSNEIARLKTLGFQGLLFQALNLLTVVSSGLMMWKGLCLVTNSESPIVVVLSGSMEPAFYRGDILFLTNPAEVTYEIGDITVYKIPGQNIPIVHRVIESHISNTTQLLLTKGDNNPGDDITLYNGIEWIERKHIIGKVRGFLPYIGYVTIAMNDFPQLKYALLGCVGLVMLIQQET from the exons ATGTTTTCGAACGAAATAGCTCGTTTGAAGACCTTAGGTTTTCAGGGG CTCTTATTTCAAGCTCTTAACCTTTTAACCGTGgtatcttcaggtttaaTGATGTGGAAAGGATTATGTCTAGTAACAAATTCAGAATCACCAATAGTGGTCGTATTGTC AGGTTCAATGGAACCAGCTTTCTACCGAGGGGATATCTTATTTTTGACAAATCCCGCTGAAGTAACTTATGAAATTGGAGATATAACGGTCTACAAGAT TCCCGGACAAAACATACCGATAGTGCATAGAGTTATAGAATCGCATATTTC CAATACTACTCAACTTCTACTTACGAAAGGAGATAATAATCCaggtgatgatataacaTTGTATAATGGCATAGAATGGATTGAAAGGAAGCATATCATTGGAAAAGTTCGAGG ATTCTTGCCATACATCGGATATGTCACAATAGcaatg AATGATTTCCCTCAATTGAAGTATGCGTTGTTAGGCTGTGTAGGATTAGTAATGTTGATACAACAGGAGACATAG